A stretch of Solenopsis invicta isolate M01_SB chromosome 9, UNIL_Sinv_3.0, whole genome shotgun sequence DNA encodes these proteins:
- the LOC105194445 gene encoding gamma-aminobutyric acid receptor subunit beta isoform X18 — MGSFHAVSGSFVLLVATVVLLPATHHTPFAYAATGGGSMLGDVNISAILDSFSISYDKRVRPNYGGPPVEVGVTMYVLSISSVSEVLMDFTLDFYFRQFWTDPRLAFKPRAGVETLSVGSEFIKNIWVPDTFFVNEKQSYFHIATTSNEFIRIHHSGSITRSIRLTITASCPMNLQYFPMDRQLCHIEIESFGYTMRDIRYKWNSGLQSVGISNEVELPQFRVLGHRQRQTTIHLSTGNYSRLACEIQFVRSMGYYLIQIYIPSGLIVIISWVSFWLNRNATPARVALGVTTVLTMTTLMSSTNAALPKISYVKSIDVYLGTCFVMVFASLLEYATVGYMAKRIQMRKNRFQKIAESMKAASENPGPRVPGDHGDHAPKQTEVRFKVHDPKAHSKGGTLENTINGRADEESAGAPQHIIHPSKDITKLYGMSRPCITPSDIDKYSRIVFPVCFVCFNLMYWIIYLHISDVVADDLVLLEEAK, encoded by the exons AACTGGCGGCGGCAGTATGCTGGGCGACGTGAACATCTCTGCGATATTGGACTCCTTCTCCATCAGTTACGATAAAAGAGTAAGGCCGAACTACGGAG GTCCGCCCGTGGAAGTCGGCGTCACCATGTATGTCCTCAGCATCAGCTCCGTGTCCGAGGTGTTGATG GACTTCACGTTGGATTTTTACTTCCGACAATTCTGGACGGATCCACGGCTCGCGTTCAAGCCCCGAGCGGGCGTCGAGACGCTCAGCGTCGGTTCAGAATTCATCAAGAACATTTGGGTACCCGACACCTTCTTCGTCAACGAGAAGCAATCGTACTTTCACATCGCTACCACCAGCAACGAGTTCATTCGTATTCACCACTCGGGAAGCATCACGCGTAGTATACG CTTAACGATTACAGCGTCGTGTCCCATGAACTTGCAGTATTTCCCGATGGACCGACAACTGTGCCATATCGAGATCGAGAGCT TTGGATACACAATGCGCGATATTCGGTACAAATGGAACTCCGGCCTACAGTCGGTCGGCATCTCGAACGAGGTGGAACTACCGCAGTTTCGCGTGCTCGGTCACAGGCAACGACAGACAACCATACACCTATCTACAG GGAATTACTCGCGGCTGGCCTGCGAGATCCAGTTCGTACGGTCGATGGGCTACTACCTGATCCAGATCTACATACCCTCAGGGCTGATTGTCATAATATCGTGGGTGAGCTTTTGGCTAAACCGAAACGCGACCCCCGCTCGGGTGGCCCTCGGAGTAACCACTGTGCTCACTATGACGACCCTAATGTCCTCGACGAACGCGGCGCTACCAAAGATCTCCTACGTCAAGTCCATCGACGTCTATCTGGGCACCTGCTTCGTCATGGTCTTTGCCTCGTTGCTCG AATACGCTACGGTGGGCTACATGGCGAAGAGGATTCAGATGCGGAAAAATCGCTTCCAAAAGATAGCCGAGAGCATGAAGGCCGCGAGCGAAAATCCAGGACCCCGCGTGCCCGGTGATCATGGCGATCATGCGCCTAAGCAAACT GAGGTGCGGTTCAAGGTGCACGACCCAAAGGCACACAGCAAAGGTGGGACTCTCGAGAACACCATAAACGGTCGTGCCGATGAAGAATCGGCAGGTGCGCCGCAACATATTATTCATCCTAGCAAGGACATCACCAAGCTCTACGGTATGAGTAGACCAT GCATAACGCCGTCGGACATCGACAAGTACTCCCGTATCGTATTCCCGGTATGTTTCGTTTGCTTCAATCTGATGTACTGGATCATTTACCTTCACATCAGCGACGTGGTCGCGGACGACCTCGTGCTGCTCGAGGAGGCCAAGTAA
- the LOC105194445 gene encoding gamma-aminobutyric acid receptor subunit beta isoform X23 — protein MYVLSISSLSEVKMSPVSYQDFTLDFYFRQFWTDPRLAFKPRAGVETLSVGSEFIKNIWVPDTFFVNEKQSYFHIATTSNEFIRIHHSGSITRSIRLTITASCPMNLQYFPMDRQLCHIEIESFGYTMRDIRYKWNSGLQSVGISNEVELPQFRVLGHRQRQTTIHLSTVGYTMRDIRYKWNEGPNSVGVSNEVSLPQFKVLGHRQRAMEISLTTGNYSRLACEIQFVRSMGYYLIQIYIPSGLIVIISWVSFWLNRNATPARVALGVTTVLTMTTLMSSTNAALPKISYVKSIDVYLGTCFVMVFASLLEYATVGYMAKRIQMRKNRFQKIAESMKAASENPGPRVPGDHGDHAPKQTWSHVVQEVRFKVHDPKAHSKGGTLENTINGRADEESAGAPQHIIHPSKDITKLYGMSRPCITPSDIDKYSRIVFPVCFVCFNLMYWIIYLHISDVVADDLVLLEEAK, from the exons ATGTACGTCTTGAGTATCAGCTCCCTATCCGAAGTGAAAATG TCACCTGTGTCGTACCAGGACTTCACGTTGGATTTTTACTTCCGACAATTCTGGACGGATCCACGGCTCGCGTTCAAGCCCCGAGCGGGCGTCGAGACGCTCAGCGTCGGTTCAGAATTCATCAAGAACATTTGGGTACCCGACACCTTCTTCGTCAACGAGAAGCAATCGTACTTTCACATCGCTACCACCAGCAACGAGTTCATTCGTATTCACCACTCGGGAAGCATCACGCGTAGTATACG CTTAACGATTACAGCGTCGTGTCCCATGAACTTGCAGTATTTCCCGATGGACCGACAACTGTGCCATATCGAGATCGAGAGCT TTGGATACACAATGCGCGATATTCGGTACAAATGGAACTCCGGCCTACAGTCGGTCGGCATCTCGAACGAGGTGGAACTACCGCAGTTTCGCGTGCTCGGTCACAGGCAACGACAGACAACCATACACCTATCTACAG TCGGATACACGATGAGGGACATCCGGTACAAGTGGAACGAGGGCCCAAACAGCGTCGGGGTCAGCAACGAGGTCTCCCTGCCTCAGTTCAAGGTCCTCGGTCATCGTCAACGCGCCATGGAGATTAGTCTTACCACCG GGAATTACTCGCGGCTGGCCTGCGAGATCCAGTTCGTACGGTCGATGGGCTACTACCTGATCCAGATCTACATACCCTCAGGGCTGATTGTCATAATATCGTGGGTGAGCTTTTGGCTAAACCGAAACGCGACCCCCGCTCGGGTGGCCCTCGGAGTAACCACTGTGCTCACTATGACGACCCTAATGTCCTCGACGAACGCGGCGCTACCAAAGATCTCCTACGTCAAGTCCATCGACGTCTATCTGGGCACCTGCTTCGTCATGGTCTTTGCCTCGTTGCTCG AATACGCTACGGTGGGCTACATGGCGAAGAGGATTCAGATGCGGAAAAATCGCTTCCAAAAGATAGCCGAGAGCATGAAGGCCGCGAGCGAAAATCCAGGACCCCGCGTGCCCGGTGATCATGGCGATCATGCGCCTAAGCAAACT TGGTCCCATGTTGTCCAGGAGGTGCGGTTCAAGGTGCACGACCCAAAGGCACACAGCAAAGGTGGGACTCTCGAGAACACCATAAACGGTCGTGCCGATGAAGAATCGGCAGGTGCGCCGCAACATATTATTCATCCTAGCAAGGACATCACCAAGCTCTACGGTATGAGTAGACCAT GCATAACGCCGTCGGACATCGACAAGTACTCCCGTATCGTATTCCCGGTATGTTTCGTTTGCTTCAATCTGATGTACTGGATCATTTACCTTCACATCAGCGACGTGGTCGCGGACGACCTCGTGCTGCTCGAGGAGGCCAAGTAA